A window of Haliscomenobacter hydrossis DSM 1100 contains these coding sequences:
- a CDS encoding ROK family protein, with amino-acid sequence MSEKKNQYKRGIIKEFYFSRLLSCADLCEKMDKSLPLVTKLINELMEENRVIENGLAPSTGGRRPLMYSVRADMQYVVAVSMDQLITRIALMDMQNNYIGEVAKVDLVLKGNDESLAILTTAIATFIETSTVDKKKIVGIGIAMPGFVDPQKGINYSFLKAAPDSSITEHISKAVGIPVLIDNDSSLIALAEWRFGAAAKEKNAMVINMNWGVGLGMILNGALYRGEIGFSGEFSHIPLFNNNKLCSCGKHGCLETETSLLVLVEKAQEGLKAGRISSLQGIPYDSPEEANNLIIKSALEGDQFAIELLSEIGLKIGRGVSILIHLLNPKLIVLSGRGAMAGRIWQAPIQQALNEYCIPRLAHNTTIEVSELGYQAEMIGAASLVMENFEHLHLPKIETPRYEGAL; translated from the coding sequence ATGTCAGAGAAGAAAAATCAATACAAACGGGGCATCATCAAGGAGTTTTATTTCTCCCGCTTATTGTCATGCGCGGATCTGTGTGAAAAAATGGACAAAAGTTTGCCATTGGTCACCAAGCTGATCAATGAATTGATGGAAGAAAACCGGGTAATTGAAAACGGATTGGCACCATCAACGGGTGGACGACGCCCCTTGATGTATTCGGTAAGGGCAGATATGCAGTATGTGGTGGCGGTATCGATGGACCAACTCATTACCCGCATTGCCCTGATGGACATGCAGAACAATTACATCGGAGAAGTAGCAAAAGTAGATTTGGTGCTCAAAGGCAATGACGAATCATTGGCCATTTTAACCACAGCAATTGCCACTTTTATCGAAACAAGTACTGTTGACAAAAAAAAGATCGTAGGAATTGGCATCGCGATGCCCGGATTCGTTGATCCCCAAAAAGGCATCAATTATTCATTTTTGAAAGCTGCTCCGGACAGCAGCATCACTGAACACATTTCCAAGGCGGTAGGGATTCCTGTATTGATCGACAATGATTCGAGTTTGATTGCCTTGGCAGAATGGCGCTTTGGTGCCGCAGCCAAAGAAAAAAACGCCATGGTAATCAACATGAACTGGGGAGTTGGCCTGGGGATGATCCTGAATGGGGCCCTTTACCGCGGGGAGATCGGTTTTTCCGGAGAATTCAGCCACATCCCACTGTTCAACAACAATAAACTGTGCAGCTGTGGCAAACATGGGTGCCTCGAAACCGAAACATCCTTGCTGGTATTGGTTGAAAAGGCACAAGAAGGATTGAAGGCAGGACGAATATCCTCCTTGCAGGGCATCCCTTACGATAGTCCCGAAGAAGCAAACAACCTGATCATCAAATCGGCACTGGAAGGTGACCAATTTGCCATTGAATTGCTATCTGAAATTGGGTTGAAAATCGGTAGAGGGGTATCTATTTTGATCCATCTACTCAATCCCAAGTTGATTGTGTTGAGCGGTAGAGGGGCCATGGCTGGAAGAATCTGGCAGGCTCCGATCCAACAGGCATTGAACGAATACTGCATCCCGCGACTCGCCCACAATACCACCATCGAAGTATCTGAATTAGGCTACCAGGCTGAAATGATTGGCGCTGCCTCTTTAGTTATGGAAAATTTCGAACATCTCCACCTTCCAAAAATTGAAACACCACGATACGAAGGAGCTTTATGA
- a CDS encoding helix-turn-helix domain-containing protein, giving the protein MILKDVLPSPHLQEHVRKHQIIRFVFGANEAVPAKAYAPRPEHCLVFYLRELQCVDYLDGSPLQMHHKCTLYGQHTLLQNRLIARDFWALQVVLQPGALFRLTGIPAHELTNTFIDAEAIWGQAIRYAHEQMCNTENLGETIAIAERFLEKVVQQSKRELLGVDRASSLILQQTQLVSVDWIARQAYLSVRQLQRQFAERMGISPKAFDRIARFEKAFKVKNAQPQKDWQRIAFDLGYYDYQHLVRDFVAFTKMTPNGFLLADGKSPEREFGLVEV; this is encoded by the coding sequence ATGATTCTCAAAGACGTCTTACCCAGCCCCCATTTACAAGAGCACGTGCGCAAGCATCAAATCATCCGGTTTGTGTTCGGGGCGAATGAAGCGGTACCCGCAAAAGCCTATGCTCCTCGCCCCGAACACTGCTTGGTTTTTTACCTGAGAGAACTCCAATGCGTCGATTACCTCGATGGTTCGCCCCTGCAAATGCACCACAAATGCACCCTCTACGGACAACATACCCTGCTCCAAAATCGGCTAATTGCCCGAGATTTTTGGGCTTTACAAGTCGTCTTGCAGCCTGGGGCTTTGTTTCGACTGACCGGGATTCCTGCCCATGAATTGACGAATACGTTTATCGATGCTGAAGCTATATGGGGTCAAGCCATACGCTATGCACACGAACAGATGTGCAACACTGAAAATTTAGGAGAAACCATAGCCATTGCCGAACGTTTTTTAGAGAAAGTCGTTCAACAATCCAAACGTGAACTATTGGGAGTGGATCGGGCGAGTAGCTTGATTTTGCAGCAAACCCAACTTGTATCCGTAGACTGGATTGCCCGACAGGCTTATTTAAGTGTTCGGCAACTTCAACGGCAGTTTGCAGAGCGGATGGGCATCAGCCCCAAAGCTTTTGATCGGATTGCTCGCTTTGAAAAAGCATTTAAGGTAAAAAATGCACAGCCACAAAAAGACTGGCAGCGCATTGCCTTTGATTTGGGGTATTACGATTATCAGCATTTGGTACGTGACTTTGTAGCATTCACCAAAATGACCCCGAATGGTTTTCTTTTGGCCGATGGAAAATCTCCAGAAAGGGAATTTGGTTTGGTAGAGGTCTAG
- a CDS encoding cupin domain-containing protein, translating into MQRRKFLTSTTLVATAIGVSAKSLVLKKDKKPFVVKNGEARFGVHTPFRGVNPNDVKISGKDTNGQLAVFEYIGTEKTGPSLHLHFDQDEIFCIIEGEYRFQVGDQQEVLSAGDTIFLPRQIPHTWIQLSDQGKLLYMVQPAGKLEEFFVKMNSFKVPPSAEEMQRISNEHGMKNVGPPLTLK; encoded by the coding sequence ATGCAGCGCAGAAAATTTTTAACTTCAACAACCTTAGTCGCTACCGCTATCGGTGTTTCAGCGAAGAGTCTTGTATTAAAAAAGGATAAAAAACCTTTTGTCGTCAAAAATGGAGAAGCCCGTTTTGGGGTACATACTCCTTTCCGAGGTGTAAATCCGAATGATGTAAAAATTTCGGGGAAAGACACCAATGGTCAACTGGCTGTTTTTGAGTACATTGGCACTGAAAAGACTGGCCCTTCACTGCACCTTCATTTTGATCAAGACGAGATTTTTTGTATCATTGAAGGCGAGTACCGCTTTCAAGTAGGAGATCAACAAGAGGTGCTAAGTGCCGGCGATACCATTTTTTTGCCCCGGCAGATCCCTCATACCTGGATTCAGTTGTCGGATCAGGGGAAACTCCTCTACATGGTTCAGCCCGCAGGGAAACTAGAAGAATTTTTTGTAAAAATGAATAGCTTTAAAGTACCTCCATCTGCTGAAGAAATGCAACGTATCTCGAATGAACACGGCATGAAAAACGTTGGCCCGCCACTAACTTTGAAGTAA
- a CDS encoding FAD binding domain-containing protein — protein sequence MIPQAFNYEAPTTLAGAIALLQKYGSDAKIMSGGHSLIPMMKLRLATPEHVIDISGIKGMEYIHEEGGYLKIGALTKEVALEESQLIHSKYPLITDATKMIADPSVRNLATVGGNLAHGDAANDHPAVMLALRATVLASGPNGDREISIDDFFLGFFTTALEADEILTEIRIPIPPARSGGAYLKMERKVGDYATAGVAVQLSLDASGHCQQIGIALTNVSAASLRSSRAEEALRGQMLSDDLIQKAATMAAQDCDPNADLRGSVAYKRSIVKTLVARAIHIAVERAGVQ from the coding sequence ATGATTCCGCAGGCTTTCAACTACGAAGCGCCAACTACACTTGCAGGAGCCATTGCCTTGTTGCAAAAATACGGTTCCGATGCCAAGATCATGTCCGGGGGGCACAGTCTCATTCCCATGATGAAACTGCGCCTGGCAACTCCCGAACACGTGATCGACATCAGTGGCATCAAAGGCATGGAATACATCCATGAAGAGGGTGGCTACCTCAAAATCGGTGCACTGACCAAAGAGGTTGCACTGGAAGAATCCCAATTGATCCACAGCAAGTACCCACTCATTACCGACGCTACCAAAATGATCGCCGACCCCTCGGTGCGCAATTTGGCAACCGTAGGGGGAAACCTGGCTCACGGCGATGCCGCCAACGACCACCCCGCAGTGATGTTGGCCCTACGTGCAACGGTGCTGGCTTCCGGCCCAAATGGCGATCGGGAAATTTCCATCGATGACTTCTTCCTGGGCTTTTTTACCACCGCCTTAGAAGCGGATGAAATCCTCACCGAGATCCGCATCCCGATTCCTCCCGCCAGAAGTGGAGGCGCTTACCTGAAAATGGAGCGCAAGGTTGGGGATTATGCCACCGCAGGCGTTGCTGTGCAATTGAGCCTGGATGCCAGCGGGCATTGCCAGCAAATTGGTATCGCCCTGACCAATGTCAGTGCCGCGTCACTTCGTTCAAGCCGTGCCGAGGAAGCCTTGCGGGGACAAATGTTGAGCGACGACTTGATCCAAAAAGCCGCCACCATGGCCGCCCAGGATTGTGATCCCAACGCTGATTTGCGGGGATCAGTAGCCTACAAACGCTCTATTGTCAAAACCCTGGTGGCTCGAGCCATTCACATTGCCGTCGAACGGGCAGGTGTTCAATAG